A genomic segment from Geitlerinema sp. PCC 7407 encodes:
- the psbU gene encoding photosystem II complex extrinsic protein PsbU — protein MKRLVPVLTIVALVVGCWGWLGNAQQAMAATLSGSVLRPMPVLMAAEASRRNTVDDKLQTAFGQKIDLNNSNIQAFRDYRGLYPTLARILITNAPYESVEDIFEIEGLTDRQKEVLKANLDNFAVTTPENAFNEGGDRFNNGNYK, from the coding sequence ATGAAACGTCTGGTTCCCGTGCTGACGATCGTAGCGTTGGTCGTTGGATGCTGGGGATGGCTGGGCAACGCTCAACAAGCCATGGCAGCAACGCTAAGCGGCTCGGTGCTGCGTCCGATGCCGGTCCTGATGGCCGCAGAGGCCAGCCGCCGAAATACGGTGGATGACAAGCTGCAAACAGCCTTTGGTCAAAAAATTGATCTCAACAACTCCAACATTCAGGCTTTCCGCGATTATCGGGGTCTCTATCCGACCCTGGCTCGGATTCTGATTACGAATGCTCCCTACGAAAGCGTAGAGGACATTTTTGAGATTGAAGGTTTGACGGATCGTCAAAAGGAAGTCCTGAAAGCCAACTTGGATAATTTTGCGGTGACGACGCCGGAAAACGCGTTCAACGAAGGTGGCGATCGCTTCAACAACGGCAACTACAAGTAA
- a CDS encoding TolC family protein → MRTFRHLMTVGMGAAIALSTVKPGASQEILPPAQRQNPSPPQSEVQPETAKTSTPAASSTNRSAKPAIAQTAEPENSQDLPPLAPNPETPGRTPPAQTPPTPADDAPVPSTPPPAVPEGTTDSTPPEQPQTPPPTAQPSAPQAGPSYPEALEANPNPLQFPTEADEVRIVGTQPITLEEALELSRRNNRPLQAARLELERSRAVVEEAKAAEKPNVNLQAGLTNQESASPNRGFDASGGAQTSLSSGVELSYDVYTSGRRAATIRASERQLRRQELEVERIEEQLRFDVTDAYYDLQEADEQVRIAESAVRNAERTLDDARLLERAGVRTRFDVLQAQVQLANEQQNLTQARSRQRISRRTLAQILSLPQQVNIAAQDPVQIAGLWEISLEESIIQAYKNRAELEQRLVDREVNDAQREAALAAVRPQVSVFARYNVLDIFDDGAGIDDGYALGAQLNWNLYDGGASRARARQQEIGKEIAELDFADQRNQVRLQVEQSYFDLQSNFENIQTASVALEQARESLRLARLRFQAGVGTQTEVIDAETELTRAEGNRVQAILGYNRALASLQRSISNLPPEISQVGLGAGTPGSSLR, encoded by the coding sequence ATGCGAACCTTTCGTCACCTGATGACTGTGGGGATGGGCGCAGCGATCGCCCTCAGTACGGTTAAGCCAGGCGCCTCTCAGGAGATTTTGCCACCGGCCCAACGCCAGAACCCTTCGCCCCCCCAAAGCGAGGTTCAGCCTGAGACTGCCAAAACATCGACGCCGGCAGCCAGCTCGACGAATCGTTCTGCTAAGCCTGCGATCGCCCAAACCGCCGAACCCGAAAATTCGCAGGACCTGCCGCCCCTCGCCCCCAACCCAGAGACACCCGGCCGCACGCCGCCCGCGCAAACCCCTCCCACGCCAGCGGATGATGCACCGGTTCCCAGTACTCCACCTCCGGCCGTACCCGAGGGCACCACAGACAGCACGCCCCCCGAGCAGCCGCAAACGCCACCACCCACCGCCCAGCCCAGTGCGCCTCAGGCCGGCCCCAGCTATCCCGAAGCCCTCGAGGCCAACCCCAATCCGCTCCAGTTCCCGACCGAAGCAGATGAAGTCCGCATCGTCGGGACCCAACCTATTACCCTCGAAGAAGCCCTCGAGCTGTCTCGGCGCAACAATCGCCCCTTGCAGGCAGCGCGCCTAGAGCTCGAGCGATCGCGCGCCGTCGTGGAGGAAGCAAAGGCCGCCGAGAAACCCAACGTCAACCTGCAAGCAGGGCTCACCAACCAAGAATCGGCCAGCCCCAATCGCGGCTTTGACGCCAGCGGCGGCGCCCAGACATCCCTCAGCAGCGGCGTCGAGCTCAGCTACGACGTCTACACCTCCGGCCGCCGCGCCGCCACCATTCGGGCCAGCGAGCGCCAGCTGCGCCGCCAAGAGCTCGAAGTAGAGCGCATCGAGGAGCAGCTGCGCTTTGACGTCACAGACGCCTACTACGACTTGCAGGAAGCCGATGAGCAGGTGCGCATCGCCGAATCAGCCGTGCGTAACGCTGAGCGGACGCTAGATGATGCTCGGCTTTTGGAGCGGGCGGGCGTCCGGACGCGCTTTGATGTGCTCCAGGCCCAGGTGCAGCTCGCGAACGAGCAGCAAAACCTGACCCAGGCCCGCAGCCGCCAGCGCATCTCTCGCCGCACGCTGGCTCAGATTCTCAGCTTGCCTCAGCAGGTCAATATCGCCGCCCAAGACCCGGTGCAGATCGCCGGTCTGTGGGAAATTTCCCTCGAAGAGAGCATCATTCAGGCTTACAAAAACCGGGCAGAGCTCGAGCAGCGCCTGGTCGATCGGGAAGTGAACGACGCCCAGCGGGAGGCAGCCCTGGCCGCCGTGCGCCCCCAGGTGAGCGTGTTCGCCCGCTACAACGTGCTGGACATCTTTGATGATGGGGCCGGGATCGACGACGGCTACGCTCTGGGCGCTCAGCTCAACTGGAACCTCTACGATGGCGGCGCTTCGCGCGCTCGGGCGCGTCAGCAAGAGATCGGTAAGGAAATTGCGGAGCTCGATTTTGCCGATCAGCGCAATCAAGTGCGCCTGCAAGTCGAGCAGTCCTATTTTGATTTGCAGTCCAACTTTGAAAATATCCAGACCGCTTCGGTAGCCCTAGAGCAGGCGCGGGAGTCTCTGCGCCTCGCGCGTTTGCGGTTCCAGGCCGGGGTCGGCACCCAGACTGAGGTGATCGACGCGGAAACGGAGCTGACGCGGGCCGAAGGAAACCGGGTTCAGGCTATCTTGGGCTACAACCGAGCTCTGGCGTCGCTCCAGCGATCGATTAGCAATTTGCCGCCCGAAATTTCGCAGGTGGGTCTGGGAGCAGGGACTCCTGGTAGCTCGCTGCGCTGA
- a CDS encoding TIGR03279 family radical SAM protein: MSELSIQPARITGVLPGSIAEEIGFEAGDRLVSINDQRPRDLIDYQFLCADEFLTLEVLDAQGKTHTVEIEKDYDEDLGLEFETALFDGLIQCTNRCPFCFIDQQPPGKRETLYLRDDDYRLSFLYGSYLTLTNLTAREWQRIEQMRLSPLYVSVHATEPEVRTRLLKNPRAGQILDQLQWFQERDLQIHAQVVVCPGINDGEHLDRTLRDLASFHQGEMPAVASVAVVPVGLTRFRPEEDELIPVTPAKAQEVIDQVQALQQELKQKNGTHVVWLADEWFLIAGRDLPLESHYEDYPQIDNGVGSIRQFLRQFEEAAQDLPAAIAPPRRWTWVVGNAVERAFEPIVQRLNQIEGLQFQMVALNSHYWGQSITVTGLLTGQDLAAGLQQRDLGDGVLLPSLMLKHGDQRFLDDMTVGELAAQLQAPVLPVSGIEGLIDACLKPLSSATTESSVVMS, encoded by the coding sequence ATGAGCGAGCTTTCGATTCAACCCGCCCGTATTACCGGAGTCTTGCCAGGGTCTATTGCCGAGGAAATTGGCTTTGAAGCGGGCGATCGCCTGGTCAGCATCAACGACCAGCGGCCCCGCGACCTGATCGACTACCAGTTTCTCTGCGCCGACGAGTTTCTCACCCTCGAAGTCCTCGACGCCCAGGGCAAAACCCACACCGTCGAAATTGAAAAAGACTACGACGAAGACCTCGGGCTCGAATTCGAAACCGCCCTTTTTGACGGCCTGATTCAGTGCACCAACCGCTGCCCCTTCTGCTTCATCGACCAGCAGCCGCCGGGCAAGCGCGAAACGCTTTACTTGCGCGACGATGACTACCGGCTGAGCTTCTTGTATGGCAGCTATCTGACCCTGACCAATCTAACCGCGCGCGAATGGCAGCGCATCGAGCAGATGCGCCTGTCGCCGCTGTACGTCTCGGTCCATGCCACGGAGCCTGAGGTGCGCACCCGCCTGCTCAAAAATCCTCGCGCAGGCCAGATTTTGGATCAGCTTCAGTGGTTTCAGGAGCGGGACTTGCAGATCCATGCGCAAGTCGTGGTTTGTCCCGGCATCAATGACGGCGAGCACCTAGACCGCACCCTGCGGGATCTTGCCAGCTTTCATCAGGGCGAGATGCCAGCTGTTGCTTCGGTGGCCGTGGTCCCCGTGGGGCTGACGCGCTTTCGGCCCGAGGAAGACGAGCTGATTCCGGTGACACCAGCCAAGGCCCAGGAGGTCATTGACCAAGTCCAGGCCCTCCAGCAAGAGCTGAAGCAGAAAAACGGCACCCACGTGGTTTGGCTGGCCGATGAATGGTTTTTGATTGCAGGACGAGACTTGCCCCTAGAGTCTCACTATGAGGACTATCCGCAGATTGACAATGGGGTTGGCTCGATTCGTCAGTTTTTGCGACAGTTTGAGGAGGCGGCGCAGGATTTACCCGCGGCGATCGCCCCACCACGCCGCTGGACTTGGGTGGTTGGCAATGCAGTCGAGCGCGCCTTCGAGCCCATCGTGCAGCGCCTAAACCAAATCGAGGGTCTGCAATTTCAGATGGTGGCGCTCAACAGTCACTACTGGGGTCAAAGCATTACGGTAACAGGACTGTTGACCGGGCAAGATTTGGCCGCAGGCCTACAGCAACGGGACCTGGGCGACGGGGTCTTGCTGCCCTCGCTGATGCTCAAGCATGGCGACCAGCGATTCCTAGATGACATGACCGTTGGCGAACTCGCAGCCCAGCTCCAAGCCCCGGTTTTGCCAGTAAGCGGCATTGAGGGACTAATTGATGCCTGCCTCAAGCCGCTGTCTAGCGCAACAACGGAGTCTTCTGTCGTCATGTCCTAG
- a CDS encoding DUF3120 domain-containing protein, with protein sequence MVNRTLTFYSPSSNSPPAALTTVSRWWTGVRQRSVPVIAAIFLVSVPVFVQAPLVRLLPWLSLAVTVGWLGLGLVLMSRTHSRFWGDLLLGFTWSWLTGSLYWGWLRWEPLLHLPVEALILPLALWGLFRGRGLVGNCFYLGSLLGTAITDSYFYVTHLLPHWRRLMHVEPELAISVFQDAIAHMRTPWGAGWALALASLLLILGLVPLKSDQPHWLVFSGTILGTILVDGLFWLVASSA encoded by the coding sequence ATTGTTAACCGTACTTTGACGTTCTACTCACCGTCTAGCAACTCGCCCCCCGCCGCTCTCACCACGGTTTCCCGGTGGTGGACAGGGGTGCGACAGCGCAGCGTCCCGGTTATCGCTGCGATCTTTTTGGTTTCAGTGCCGGTCTTTGTGCAGGCGCCTTTGGTTCGTTTGCTGCCTTGGCTGAGTCTGGCAGTCACCGTGGGCTGGCTGGGGCTAGGCCTCGTTTTGATGTCTCGGACCCACAGCCGTTTCTGGGGCGATCTGCTGCTGGGCTTCACCTGGAGCTGGCTGACGGGGTCACTCTACTGGGGCTGGCTGCGCTGGGAGCCGCTTTTGCACTTGCCGGTCGAGGCGCTCATTTTGCCCCTGGCCCTCTGGGGACTGTTTCGCGGGCGAGGGCTTGTAGGAAACTGTTTCTACTTGGGGTCTTTGCTGGGCACCGCTATCACCGATTCCTATTTCTACGTCACCCATCTGCTGCCCCATTGGCGTCGCCTCATGCACGTGGAGCCGGAGCTGGCGATTTCGGTGTTTCAAGACGCGATCGCCCACATGAGAACCCCTTGGGGGGCTGGCTGGGCTTTGGCCTTGGCATCTTTGTTACTCATTTTGGGTTTGGTTCCCCTCAAGTCAGACCAGCCCCACTGGCTGGTATTCAGCGGCACAATTTTGGGTACCATCCTGGTGGATGGTTTATTTTGGCTGGTTGCCTCCTCCGCCTAG
- a CDS encoding undecaprenyl-diphosphate phosphatase: MLDFFSSWTPDLLGFWPVLHTPGGGWLAIADPAEGAAAIGSPAVTIFQAIILGIVQGLTEFLPISSTAHLKVVPVMLGWGDPGVAFTAVIQLGSIGAVLWYFWQDLTQLVKGTATAIAARDYEAQEFRLSLGILIGSLPIIFLGLCVKFLVAEFYDTVLRSTLAIAIVSIVMALLLGLAERLSHHKRSFNDLTTQDGILMGLAQAMALIPGVSRSGSTLTAGLFLGLDRATAARFSFLLGIPAITIAGLTELPGLLTTDLSQGGLLPLIAGVLSAAFFSYASIAWLLRYLQTQNAWVFVWYRLGFGAFLLAAIAGKALPL, from the coding sequence ATGCTTGACTTTTTCAGTTCCTGGACCCCTGACTTACTCGGTTTTTGGCCTGTTTTGCATACCCCCGGGGGAGGATGGCTGGCGATCGCCGATCCCGCAGAGGGAGCCGCAGCGATCGGCTCTCCGGCCGTGACCATTTTTCAGGCAATCATTTTGGGCATCGTGCAGGGGCTAACGGAGTTCTTGCCGATCAGCAGCACTGCTCACCTCAAGGTGGTGCCGGTGATGCTGGGCTGGGGAGATCCGGGGGTTGCTTTTACAGCGGTCATTCAGCTTGGCAGCATCGGGGCTGTGCTGTGGTACTTCTGGCAGGACCTGACCCAGCTGGTGAAGGGGACGGCGACGGCGATCGCCGCGCGGGACTATGAGGCCCAGGAGTTTCGCCTCAGCTTGGGTATCCTCATCGGCTCTCTGCCCATCATTTTTTTGGGGCTGTGCGTCAAATTCTTGGTTGCTGAGTTTTATGACACGGTGCTGCGCAGTACGCTGGCGATCGCGATCGTGTCCATTGTGATGGCCCTCTTGCTGGGTCTGGCAGAGCGCCTCAGCCACCACAAGCGCAGTTTTAATGACCTGACGACGCAGGACGGCATTTTGATGGGCCTGGCTCAGGCCATGGCGCTGATACCGGGGGTCTCTCGCTCTGGCTCGACCCTGACGGCGGGTCTCTTTTTGGGACTCGATCGCGCCACTGCGGCCCGCTTTTCTTTCTTGCTTGGCATTCCGGCGATTACCATTGCAGGCTTGACGGAGTTGCCGGGGCTGCTGACCACTGATCTTAGCCAGGGCGGCCTTCTTCCCCTGATTGCCGGGGTTTTGTCGGCGGCTTTCTTTTCCTACGCTTCGATCGCGTGGCTACTGCGCTATCTACAAACCCAAAATGCCTGGGTTTTCGTGTGGTATCGGCTCGGGTTTGGCGCTTTCTTGCTGGCGGCGATCGCCGGTAAAGCCCTTCCCCTTTGA
- a CDS encoding adenylate/guanylate cyclase domain-containing protein: MTFQPTPHLILRTASGDRYVPLAGSNCWTIGRSEDNNVVLPDRWISRNHAMLQCMETGEFYLIDLGSRNGSFINGRRVSIPVTLQNGDHLTFGQTELDFYCPVPNLHDTDPGMDSDSQEFTATATLHVRRLISVLVIDIRNFTVLTRQMDEKVLSELIGTWFRHAGNIIRDHGSWVDKYIGDAVMAVWIHGAQGVNQGEALRIFRALKALHDITTELANQYPLPFPLRIGAGINTGFAMVGNTGSGDRPDYTALGDTVNAAFRLESATKEIQLDVAIGETTYEYAAKLMGPDQTVFKEYRVDLKGYDKPTLTYACSFEALGKFLAALPPEPNPERR, translated from the coding sequence GTGACTTTTCAACCCACTCCGCATTTAATTCTGCGCACTGCATCTGGCGATCGCTATGTGCCTCTAGCCGGCAGTAACTGTTGGACGATTGGGCGTAGTGAAGATAACAACGTTGTCTTGCCAGATCGGTGGATTTCGCGCAACCATGCGATGCTGCAGTGCATGGAAACCGGAGAGTTTTATTTGATCGACCTCGGCAGCCGCAACGGTTCCTTCATCAACGGTCGCCGGGTTAGCATCCCTGTCACGCTACAAAATGGGGATCACTTGACCTTTGGCCAGACCGAGCTTGACTTTTACTGCCCGGTCCCCAATCTCCACGACACCGATCCGGGCATGGACTCGGACTCCCAGGAGTTCACCGCTACGGCAACGCTCCATGTTCGCCGCCTGATCTCGGTGCTCGTTATTGACATTCGCAACTTCACGGTGCTCACGCGGCAGATGGACGAAAAGGTCCTTTCGGAGCTGATTGGCACCTGGTTTCGCCATGCCGGCAATATCATTCGAGACCACGGTAGCTGGGTTGACAAGTACATCGGCGACGCGGTGATGGCTGTGTGGATCCATGGAGCCCAGGGCGTCAACCAGGGAGAAGCGCTGCGAATTTTTCGCGCCCTCAAGGCGCTCCACGACATCACCACAGAGCTGGCAAATCAGTACCCCTTGCCCTTTCCGCTGCGTATCGGGGCAGGGATCAACACGGGTTTTGCGATGGTTGGCAACACGGGCAGCGGCGATCGCCCCGACTACACGGCTCTCGGAGACACCGTCAACGCCGCCTTTCGCCTAGAGTCCGCCACCAAAGAAATCCAGCTAGACGTCGCCATCGGCGAGACCACCTACGAGTACGCCGCCAAGCTCATGGGGCCTGACCAAACCGTTTTCAAAGAGTACCGCGTCGATCTCAAGGGCTACGACAAACCCACCCTGACCTATGCCTGCTCCTTTGAAGCCCTGGGCAAATTTTTGGCAGCCCTGCCCCCAGAACCCAATCCCGAGCGCCGCTAG